One genomic region from Desulfuromonas sp. TF encodes:
- a CDS encoding VOC family protein, whose translation MTYQMIHTCIRVLDLETSETFYQKAFGFEIARRRDFPEHKFTLSYLRAPGGDFELELTHNHDRSEPYTMGDGYSHLAVGVEDLEASHRKHQELGLEPKPLKGLPGAPAQFYFIADPDGYLVEVVRK comes from the coding sequence ATGACCTATCAGATGATTCACACCTGCATCCGGGTGCTGGACCTGGAAACGTCGGAAACGTTCTATCAGAAGGCCTTCGGCTTCGAGATCGCGCGGCGCCGGGACTTTCCCGAGCACAAGTTCACCCTCAGCTACCTGCGCGCTCCGGGAGGAGACTTCGAGCTGGAACTGACCCACAACCATGACCGGAGCGAACCCTACACGATGGGGGACGGCTATTCACACTTGGCGGTCGGGGTTGAAGACCTGGAGGCCTCGCACCGGAAACACCAGGAGCTGGGCCTCGAACCCAAGCCGCTCAAGGGACTCCCTGGCGCACCGGCGCAATTCTATTTCATTGCCGACCCCGACGGCTATCTTGTCGAGGTGGTAAGAAAATAA